DNA sequence from the Poecile atricapillus isolate bPoeAtr1 chromosome 4, bPoeAtr1.hap1, whole genome shotgun sequence genome:
AATATGTGAAGAGAAAGAGAATGAACTCAGAACTCAAAACTATGGCAGAAGAGCAGCAGTGGTAAAGTGCAATAATGTGCTGCATAAAAGGATGTCAAGCACAGGAGAGCAGTGAAGTTTAGAACAGCACTGAAGTTACATTCCTCGTCTGCCACATCACTGGGGCACAGCAATGCAAAGTAAAAGCAGGCTTTATTTCATTGCAATCTGGTTTAAGCAATTGTGTAGCACTAACAGTGCACAAGAGAAACAAACATATCCTCAGGTCCTCAAACCTATGCTGAACTATCAGCTCTCTGTCACTTTTTTGTACCTAGACACTGCAAAGTTGCTCCAAGCAAAATTCACCCTTAACGTTGTCCCTTTGTCTGCTGTAAGTGAAATTACACCAAGCATGAATCTAATTTCATGTGCTGCAGAGTTTTTGGGGACCCAAGGTGTTCCATGGGGCAAGGATTGCCCAGCTGAATATCCCATTTGAATTGATGTTCAAATGCCCTCAGAGAAGCGCTCCCACAGCACAGCGTGTAGCTCTCATACTCTGCTCCGTATGACCTTGGTGGTCTGCGCTGTCAGGccactgctgctttctcctTCTCTACCATTGCCTCCCCCAGATCCAAAGGGAGTGTAAATATGCCCATATTCCTTCCTTGAGGACTGATTAGTCATAGGCTTAGAATACATACTGTATTCTAAATAGAGCAATATACCCTATAGGTGTATTCTCCTTTCCCAGTCGGTGGTGTGCAGGGCTCTGCAAACCTCTTGCATTCATGTTAGTCTTTAGTATAGCATTTCCCTCCTTTGCCAGGTGGGATCAAACTTTCCATCATTTCTGGTCTCCAGTACTCTGTGTCGAGCATGACTGGATGCAGGATGCGGTAACAAAGCAGTTTGCTTGGTAAAACGTGTGTCTTGTTGGCCCAGTCAGCTCATTTCATCAGCTGAACTGCTACAATGGTAacaggagagatggagagaggtGCTgccaaattttaaataaaaaggcaaagaaCAAAATGATTCTGTTGCTTTTTCACAGAGAAAGTGATTGACAGTATTGGTGACCTACATTTTAACTCTTTTTGTGATAGCATCtgtcttttccatttctcagtGTTTGCATCATGAAAGCAGGTTAAGCCATTTCACTTcatttcttgtctttcttcCTCAATAGTGTGTCAGGGgactgtgctgtggctgtgagcACCACAGGGGAACATGTAACTCACTTTCAGGAGACTGGAAAAGGTCTCAGGTTCCCACAGCCACTGGGAACAGGCCATGTGCATgcctgggacctgctttgccCAGATCTGTTGTCAGGAATCATCTCACTGAGCTTTGGAAGCttgttttccccttctttcaCCTAGCTGAGATTGTCTCCTGGAGGTGGtcttctctttccctgctgTCTGGAAGGGAGGTAGTTTGCAAATTTATAGGTACTGCTCCATTCTTGCCCCTGTGCTGGAGATCTCCTGTAgtgggagaaaggaaaggatggCCAACACTCCCTGCTGGCACACCCAGACCTTGGGTAGCCTCACCTGGAGTAGGAGTATCCACTACAGAGAAGAAGGGACGTGACGAGTGTGGGACTGAATTACAGGATACAGTTTTGGAGCAGTTGCCCAAACAGACTGTCACTTATATTTTTCCTTAGTGTCCTCCAATGTTCCCTGCACTCTtgtcccctcctgtgctggCATCAGTGCTCCTGTGTGCTGGGATCAGCCCAAGCAAGAGCTGCCAGAAGGAAAACCAGCCCAATAAAAGTGTTGAATCCCTTACCTGTGAGATCATGGTGCCAGTTCAACCACAGAGGGAGCAGAAGTGGAATAAGTGACTggaggacagggggacaccccAGGCTCAGCCAGCGTGAAAACCATGTGTcttgagaaagggaaagaaaactgtgtatgggctgggagggagagagagacagctcatgcagccagcagcacaggggcaaAGCTGTGTCCTCTGCCCTCTGCCATCCAGGGGATCGGGCTTAAAAGAGAAAGATATTGGAAAAGGCTCTTCCCCAATCCTGTATTTACTGTATTACCTCTTTCTAGCATTACAGCAAGATGTAGAACTAAATCAAGCCCCCAAGGCCTAAATCTTTTGCAACCCTGATATAGCAGCAACTTTAACTGTGTAACCCTGTTCTACATTACAGTCTGGTATTCCCAGCTGGTGCTGAAACCAACATTTATTGCTTTTTACTGATTACAAATGATTTACCTACCCATTTTCACATACAGACTGGTTTGTTTCAGTTCACAGATTCCCCCAAAGTGTTTCACAATGGTTCAGATTTCAAGAGATGTCTTTTCAGGAttagttttttgggttttttcctcaagatttaaaaatatttttattttctgtaactgTATCTGCTATTGCTCCATCATTTAGCAACCTTTTATAACTGGTcagttatttttactttctgcaTACTTTGGTGTCAGCCCTTTTAGTTTCCCAGTGAGAATGAAGATAACTTTCTTGTTTGCCTACCAGCATTTATGAACCAAACACAAGCTCTATTTATAATAGTCCCTCGAAGAATGAAGACTGTCActtctttcacagctgtggaaTCTGCTCTGTTTGTTTAATGGTAGTCATCTATCTTTATTCTCCACAAGTGTAACTCCTCAAGGGCAAGGCTTTCAAGCATGCAGAAACAGAGGGTTCCTCATTCAGAAGCAATTATTTCATAATGCACCAAAATAAGGGACTTGAGTGAGGACTTAATTACCATTTCACCAAAATCTCTGGATGCTCAGGCCCTTCCAGCATAGGAGTGCATGGTGAAGGCGTGTAGCAAACGGGGTTTAAAACAGAGCAGTGTGTGGTTCTGCACAGAAATGCCATCATAGGGAAGATGCCTTTCCTTTTCTACATATCTATACCTGTACATTACTTCAACGCAGGCCTCCTACCACATTTTAGACCTGAGTGCTTTCTCAGCTCTGCTACATCGTGTTTTTTCCTGATAATAGAAATCTTGCACAGCTGTCTGGTCAAATGTCAAATTCAGACCCAAGTCTCCTCAGTTTGCCCCATGACTGCTGACATAACCCAGGGTGAATTTTCAAATTAAGTCTACAAAGGCACTtaatttttgagaaaataagTCTTTAATTCTGGAGTTACACTCCTAATCTTTACAGGTTGCTCCAATTGCTCAGTCTTACTGTCTAGGATAAGTTTTCCACTGGATAGTAATTTTCAGGTTGGTTGTATTTTATGCCTAAACTACATTATAATGCCCCATAAAACATTATGTTAACCGAGTTTTTGATTACACCATTTTGTCTGTGGTCTAGGCAAAATGGGGTTATCCCCAGGCAAACTTCAGATATCATTTCACTTTCTGCCTGGTTTAGCATAACACAAATTGCTAGTGATTAAATTTGCATGACTTAAGAAGTTATTGGACTTCAGCTGGTAGTTGCTGTCTCTCAGCTTGAATGTGATTCTAGCAAGGCCATTTCACTTGACGGGAAAGCAACTTCCAGCTGTGGGGAAAGAGACTTCTCTCTCTATTTCACTGATAGTAGCCAGCCTAGctggaaaaatctgaattatttcaCTATTTACATATCTGATCTCctttataaatacatttccAGAGGACAGTTCATGATACCTGAAGCAGGAGACACTTTCTCTATTGCTGCATGCTTAACATGAGCACTGATACTTCCATGATAGCGTTAGACAAAATCCAGAGTATTTCACTCATTTTTCAGTGTACATCATTCTAATCAGTGACCACTTACTGTGTTTCCAGCAAAGATGTATCCTAACTGTTGTAAATGTATGTTTCTAGATTTTGTTGTCCACCAGATTTTGCCCTACCAGTCTGTTTCAGTGGATACGTTCAACTCAAAGAATGATGTGTTTGTAGCTATTGCACAGCCCAGCATGGAGAACTGCATGGTGCTGGAGTGGGATCACATTGAAATGAATTTCAGGAGTTACGACAATATCACAGGTATATGAACACTGGGATTCTAGTCACTGATGAACCGTTGGCATTTCACAAGGATAAGATTTGTAGATGAGATcagtttgttgggttttgtccTGAATCCCTGTTGAATTTGGCTGATTGAAGTGAGTGATATTTGGACATGACTGACTCCATGGAGTAAGGCATCTTGTTGACACATGTACATTTAACTGTAGCACACAAAGTAGGCTTTTTTTGTCCAACCTTGTAAATTTTTCTGAAGGCACAAACACTTGCTATGAATGTCACACTATGGCCCGGCATAGCACCCACTGCCTTAGTTACACAGCAAGTTAAAGCAGAAGCTGAAGGAGCACTTGATCTTGCCAAAGTACCTGCAAGTATAAACAGAATATAAAAGGAATCTATTGCATGTAGGAGGAAATGGGTCTGAAGGATCCTTTTAGGGTGAGCTGACCAGGAAGCCAGTTAAAAACGGACAGAAATATTTAAGCTGTGATTGTTACTTGAAGAGATGTTCTGTAAAGCTTCAGCATTTACTTTCAATTTACAAACACGCTCAATTAACATCTTGACCAGATTACTGATCAAACAAAAAGCCTGTGTGGATGCCAGGTGATGTTCTAATGCTGATTTTCTAACAACCAATCCGTCCCTAACCAACACTTGTGGTGCTCAGTCTCACCATGACAGCAGAGACGGAGCCTTCAAAGCTGTTATCTGCTGCCTGATTTCCCAGATACTCCAAGCCAGAGGTTTTGAAGACTCAGGAGCTAAATTATCCATGGAGCATCTTTTCCTCCTGTTCCTTGTTGTCTGTGactgattattttttactttatattttGGGAGACATAGAGTACACTGTGTCCTCCTCTGGTGTTGGCTTCTACAAAGGCAGCAAGCACTTACCCCCTGAGATCAGCTGTGTGTCTCAGTAACAAAAGTTTAAAAGAAGCTACCCCTCTGCCAGGAaattttggaaatgaaaaattttgctttttaaggTTTCATTGTGTTTTAGCAGATTAGGGTAAAATATGCACCAAGGATGTAAACTGAGAAGTCAACAGCCCAGAGAGAGCTAGCTGAGCCCCAGAAAATCTCCGGAAATGAAATTGAGAGTTTGACTCATTTGTGAAGATAGCTAGCTGCCTTCCAGGTGTATTTCACCTTCCTCTGAATGACTTGATCAGGAGACATTTCTGCCAGGGACTTATGTCCTAGCTCCACACTCAGAGTTTGTTCCTGGGAGGTCTGAGCTGGAGCTCTGGACTATGAAATGTTCGTGAACCTGAGATTTTTGCTAGGGGACACAGGCACATAAAGAGCCTCCTGCAGAACCTGAAGTGTGTTTTGTAGAGCTCTGGAGCCAGCTCCACAGAGAATTTCACTACTTACCATTTGCTTGGCATTTGGATATCTAAATTTAGCCCTTTACAACGTAGGCTTGTGGAGCTGAGCTAGTTGTCAAGGTTGCCTTTACAGTGCACATGAAGAGAAAAGCATTGCTGTCCTCTGCAGAAGGAGACAGGTGAAAACTCTCCTAGAAGAGTTTGTGTTTTGACTAAGTTAAATCAGAAGAAGCCTGCATGATCAGCTCGACCATTCATGCCTGCGCTGCAGATACCTTGCTGTACTTGAGATGAAGGTactcccagctctcccacaCTGGGAGGGTGGCAGATCACCCCAGGCCAGCTCTGAAAGCCATGGGTAGAGGACCAGCAGAGGAGTCAGGGTAAATCTCCTGTAGTGACTGGCCAAGGATGCACTGGGGAGCTTGTGCAGCTGCAGTTCTGCTTAAACTGTGGGCTTCACAAAGGAACTCCTCTCTCCTTCCAACAACACCTATCATAATAGTCTCATTGTTACTTTTTTGATGTGGTTCTTGTTTAGTGGAACTTGACATTCTCAAAACAGATCATAACCTGATCTGATCTGGCAACTGCAATATTCCGAAATATTTCTAGTTTAATAAAATCTCAAGAATACCTAACACAAACAACAGAGTTAGGTTTCTCTTTTTCATCCTGTTGTCAGGTGATATATCCAAAAGATACATCAATATTTCTATGTACAGTAGAAAAAAGCTGACTCTAACCCTTCTAGAGCAAGAAAAATATACTATATTTCATTCTTCTAGTGAAGATAGAAAGATAGACATTACAAGAATAAGAGAATTTCAGATATGCGACGAACGGCAAGATAAAAACTCTTGTCACttctaaataataaaattcagcttaaaaaatttttttggaTACTAGGGACCATGTGTTTgaacaaacagagaaattaaaagtattttgcttaaaaagaaattagCATTTTATGGTACATCATACTTGCACACATTGCAGGGTGGGACAAGTCATCTCTCCAGTTATTGGGAAACAAAAGGCTTGAAAAGATGCTCTGATGGCATGTAGCAGAAGACAAAATTATGAGATGGTGCAGGTTtaaaaaaagaggagggatgaTTTGATAATGTCTATGGTGCAAAGGGTGGTTTGTACTGTGCTAATatgtgtgttgttttgttttctctctttgggCAATAGGTCAGTCTATAGTGGGATGTAAAGCCATTCTTGTTGGTGACCAAGTCTTTGTGGTGGTGGCACAGCTCTTTGGTGGCTCACACATATACAAGTTTGATGAAAGCTGGACGAAGTTTGTCAAATTCCAGGATATTGAAGTATCTCGCATTTCCAAGCCAAATGATATAGAGCTTTTTGAGATTGACAGTGAAATGTTTTTTGTCATAGCAGATAGCTCTAAAGCAGGTTTGTCAACGGTGTATAAGTGGAATAACAAAGGATTTTATTCGTATCAGTCTCTTCACGAGTGGTTCAGGGACACTGATGCTGAGTTTCTTGATATAGATGGGAAATCACATTTAATCCTCTCTAGCCGTTCCCAGGTGCCCATTATACTCCAGTGGAACAAAGCCTCCAAAAAGTTTGTCCCACACAGTGAAATCCCCAACATGGAAGATGTCTTGGCTGTGAAGAGTTTCAGGATGCAAGATGACCTTTACATCACACTCACGAGGTTCATTGGTGACTCCAGAGTCATGAAATGGAATAGCAAACACTTTGTGGAGATACAGGCTCTTCCATCCCGAGGAGCCATGACGCTGCAGCCTTTCTCCTTCAAGAACAATTATTACCTAGCCTTGGGAAGTGACTATACCTTCTCCCAGATTTACCAGTGGGATGGTGAAAAGAAGATATtcagattatttaaagaaatctaCGTGCAAGCACCAcggtctttcacagctgtgtcAACAGATCGAAGAGATTTTTTCTTCGCATCTAGCTTTAAAGGAAACACTCAAATATTTGAACATATCACCATTGACTTGAGTTTATGAAAAGCTGCTGGAGTGAAATTTATGTAGAATGACATTtatacacaaacaaaacaaaaagagaccTTTCCAAAAACAGGGTGCACCTATGGAGTATGATGACATTTTCTGAACTTTTCAGACTTGCATATTAATCAGGGACTGCATTTACTTGGTTACTGCATGACATGTCCATTTTATCCTTTTTCAAAGACACTTTGCAATCTGCAGTCATTCAAAGAGGAGTACAGCGCATTAGAATTAATGTTGACATCTAAGAGAATGATCTAAATTTTATCCAGAAAACTACCTTGAGCTGAACATCACATAAAGAAAGTGAAGAGTGAgccaaacaaagcaaaaaaaattatcttgacTCCTAAATTAACATTTTAGTAGTGTAAGTTTTAATATTAGAGTCAGTTCTTCATGGTTGCTGATGAATtgtaaaagcaaacagaaacatTCCAGAATACACTGAGCTCTCTCTTCAAGATCTTTCTTTCTGGTTCACAATAAATCCGAGACATCATTATAATTCATTGCAGACTGAAGGGAGAGTCAAAatctatttccatttttcttccattattcACTTTTTTCCAGCAATAAATTGTGCATAACAAGTAGTCCAGCCCACAGTAAATGGGTAGCCAGGAAGAGTGTGTCTCTTCAGGACTGTGAGATCTTAACAAGTtaacaaagacagaaaataccTGATGTCTGCATGATGCCATGAACAAATCAACTACAAATCCCACCCACTCTCTGTTTTAATAGGCATTCCAGACATCTATTCCATTTTGCCCCAATGCATACTTTTCTTGATGATTCCCAGTATACTCTGGGTGTTTAATATGTTATTTTGTGGTGAACCCTCATTCCAGAGGACAGAGCTTAAGTTTTGCCTGAAACACATATCAGCATTGATGCACTCCATGTTGTAGCTTCTCTGTACTCAGTGAGGTGATTTATTGTCCAGCATTTcccccccagcacagctcatcAGCAATAAATTCAGGTTCAGGACATGAAAGTTGTATTTCGAAAATCCTCCTTCTGGCTAAAGTCTAACTGTGACTTCAGTGTCACCAAGTCATCTGAAACCAAGCTGTTGGAGCTGTTTCAGGCTAGAACTAATCCTCCAAGAAGGATTTCCACTGGGTGAGTCCAGGCTGTTGCCAGGTTGCCAATCCATTGAAGGTTAAAAAGGAGGATGTGGACACCGTGTTTCAGTGGTGCTTACAGACCAAGGCATTCCATCACCCTAAACAGGGCAATCCTGGCACACAGAGCCTCTCTCAGGATAACAACAAGGGACTGTTTTCCTGGAAAGGCTCTTTGTCACCCTTACCCAACAAAATTGTGTATCAGAGCTTTTGTTTGTTCACTTACACAACATATTTCTTTAAGCTTCCATACTGCTTAGTCTACTAGGTTGCTGTATCATGTcttgctgctgcactgctgctttGGATAATAGGGAGGCTTTGCATAAAGCAGGAGGAGCAAAGGAAACTGTCCTTTATTCCTTCATGCTTAGGCCTATCTCACCATCCTTCTGCTGAGTGagtttcacatttttcccctgGACGTGTGATCACAAACAGAGATGTTCTCACAGGCTTTCTGATACCCAGGGTGTGAAGTGTGCTGCACAAGAGGATTATGTATAATGACTCCTGTGAGGAGTCATAACCTATCAGTGACGTGGCATATCACAGTCTTCCCCAACTTTTGCCACTCTGCTATGAAATGCAATTATTACTGGCCTGTCAGAGACATAATTCATTCTGATTTTCAATTATGTGTTAGGGGTCTTTTTTCCTACAGAGTTGTTTgacctggttttgtttttaactgcACTGGCAACCTGGCCCATCCCACCCTCTGAAATATTGAGCACTGTCCTACAAATCCCAGTGCAGTGTCATTCCCAGTGGTTCAGTCAAGACCAGTAGATGCAAACcaaggctctgcagcagggttTAGCAATACCTCTCCCAGGATTAAGCTAACAAATCtgacaaaacaaagaaattaatgtcTGCCAGTACATGCAACTTCTTATGGTGTTACCAGTTTACTTTTTATAGTGGATATGGCTGGCAAGCAAAATTTATTTAGCCTACGTTGTGGGAAAGCATTTTGTATTGCTTTTCTGTCAAGCATGCAAGTTTCACTGGAGTTAGATATTCTGATCAGGGTGGCATTTCTCAGTGCACCAGCACTTTCTTTCAGGGCTCAACTGTGAGTTCTAGTTACTCAGGAAGGGGCATCAGTCAGAGTGAAAAGGTAGTTTAGAGAAATTGGATCCTTGAAGGGAAGCAAGAGGATGCTGGAAAAAGGCTTGTGTATTGAATACCAGAAGATTGTACTGTCTCAAGAGCCAAGGGGATTTTGAGACTTGGCTATCAAGTTGGATTAAATTAAAATGGTCTCTGCAGAGACAGGCTTAATAAAGAGGATAAAGTGATGCACAGGAGTCTAGTTCATTCACATGGGACCAGAAGAAGAAAGTGAGGGAAATGAATTCTGCAGGCAGGCTGCCACTTCTGCTGAGTAGCTGTGTTGGTTGGTCAGAAAGCCCAGCTCAGCATCCCTCCCAGCTTCAGGAAGAGCCTGGAGTCAGACACTggcctgcctgttctgctgagTTCATGCACAGGAAGTCAAAGCAGCTAAGAGAGAGGACAAAAAACACCAGTTGAATTAAGAAAAGGTTATGGTACTTTACACAGGATTAAACAAAGGCAAGATCTCAAAAAGAGCCTTGTTATGCTCTTCCTGCTCCCAAGGAAAAGCTTCAGGATGCAggcataaaaacaaaaatcGCTAATAATTGAAAATACTTTCTGCCTTTCCAAATGCTACCATGGGTTTGTCTCCATTGCCTATATTCTGTAATAGAAATTGTTTTCAATagtaaataaaatatgcatatCCATAATTCATGGAAATGTTAGAGCATCAGTGAGTTAAAAAGGATAACAACATGCCACtgataatttttaatgtattctAAAATACATAAATCTATGTAAAGATTATTAGTTTATATAAGCATTGATTTAATATGCACTagctacagcagcagcattttaagGTTGTATATACATTGAGCTTTTTTTAGTAAAGAGGAGCTAATGCAATCTATGCTACTTAGATGTGTATGTACTCTTTCAGTAGATGAATAAAATGTAGTTAATGTGACTAATAGTGGTGTGTTACACATAAAATACCCATGTTGTGAGGACCTACGCTGCCAGAGGAATGGACAGGGTGGGAAAACACATCACTGTCTATTTATGATCAGGTTTGGCTTTTGACAAGGTGGAGAAAGCCATGCTCAGATTAGTTAAATCTTTCTTCTGTGCCTGAGACCTCCAAGGTTTTGCTgttccctgattttccccttCACTCTTTCCTTACACCCCATCTAGTGTTAGCAAGTAAGTAACGCAGCTATTGCTGCGAGTTTCGTTTATGAGCTGTTCTTTATTACCACAAAGTAAAGAGGTCttgattttcaaaataattaaaaaaaaaatacttaaggTATGTAAGTATACTTCTTACATGCTGAGTAAATAGGAACCAAGCCTTAAAATTACTTCCAAGACTTTCAGATCTTTGCTTCAGGGTCTCTTAAGATTTGTTAAATTTTACT
Encoded proteins:
- the LGI2 gene encoding leucine-rich repeat LGI family member 2, with the protein product MAVPLRLLAALSAAAALLALPPPAAPRRPRCGPPCSCWRESALCVGAAGAPRSLPAGLGSLSLVNGTFSEVKDRMFSHLPSLQLLLLNSNSFTVIRDDAFAGLFHLEYLFIEGNKIETISRNAFRGLRDLTHLSLANNHLKALPKDVFSDLDSLIELDLRGNKFECDCKAKWLFLWLKMTNSTVSDVLCIGPAEYQDKKLNDVTSFDYECTTTDFVVHQILPYQSVSVDTFNSKNDVFVAIAQPSMENCMVLEWDHIEMNFRSYDNITGQSIVGCKAILVGDQVFVVVAQLFGGSHIYKFDESWTKFVKFQDIEVSRISKPNDIELFEIDSEMFFVIADSSKAGLSTVYKWNNKGFYSYQSLHEWFRDTDAEFLDIDGKSHLILSSRSQVPIILQWNKASKKFVPHSEIPNMEDVLAVKSFRMQDDLYITLTRFIGDSRVMKWNSKHFVEIQALPSRGAMTLQPFSFKNNYYLALGSDYTFSQIYQWDGEKKIFRLFKEIYVQAPRSFTAVSTDRRDFFFASSFKGNTQIFEHITIDLSL